In a genomic window of Sphingomonas koreensis:
- the cysD gene encoding sulfate adenylyltransferase subunit CysD yields the protein MTKSAAMQSLTHLARLEAESIHILREVVAEAERPVMLYSIGKDSAVMLHLAKKAFYPAPPPFPLLHVDTTWKFRDMYALRDKAARDAGMELLVHRNPEAEARGINPFDHGGLHTDLWKTEGLKQALDKYGFDAAFGGARRDEEKSRAKERVFSFRSASHRWDPKAQRPELWRLYNAKKAKGESIRVFPLSNWTELDIWQYIRAEGIEIVPLYFAAPRPTVVRGGLTLMVDDDRFPLDGEVPVERSIRFRTLGCYPLTGAVESEAATLDEVIQEMLLTTTSERQGRAIDHDQAASMEKKKQEGYF from the coding sequence GTGACTAAGTCGGCGGCCATGCAGTCGCTTACCCATCTTGCCCGGCTAGAGGCCGAGAGCATCCATATCCTGCGCGAGGTCGTGGCCGAGGCGGAGCGTCCCGTGATGCTCTATTCGATCGGCAAGGACAGCGCGGTGATGCTCCACCTGGCCAAGAAGGCCTTCTACCCCGCCCCGCCGCCCTTCCCGCTGCTTCACGTCGATACGACCTGGAAATTCCGCGACATGTACGCGCTGCGCGACAAGGCCGCGCGCGACGCGGGCATGGAGCTGCTGGTCCACCGCAATCCCGAAGCCGAGGCGCGCGGGATCAACCCGTTCGACCATGGCGGGCTGCATACCGACCTGTGGAAGACCGAGGGACTGAAGCAGGCGCTGGACAAATATGGCTTCGACGCGGCGTTCGGCGGCGCGCGACGCGACGAGGAGAAGAGCCGCGCCAAGGAGCGCGTGTTCAGCTTCCGCTCGGCCAGCCACCGCTGGGATCCCAAGGCGCAGCGGCCCGAGCTGTGGCGGCTCTACAATGCGAAAAAGGCCAAGGGCGAGAGCATCCGCGTCTTCCCGCTCTCGAACTGGACCGAGCTCGACATCTGGCAATATATCCGCGCCGAAGGGATCGAGATCGTCCCGCTCTACTTCGCGGCGCCGCGCCCGACCGTGGTGCGCGGGGGCCTCACGCTGATGGTCGATGACGATCGCTTCCCGCTGGACGGCGAAGTGCCGGTCGAACGATCGATCCGCTTCCGCACCCTGGGCTGCTACCCGCTGACCGGCGCGGTGGAGAGCGAGGCTGCGACGCTGGACGAGGTGATCCAGGAAATGCTGCTGACTACCACCAGCGAGCGCCAGGGCCGCGCGATCGATCACGATCAGGCCGCATCGATGGAGAAGAAGAAGCAGGAGGGGTATTTTTGA
- a CDS encoding UDP-glucose dehydrogenase family protein, whose amino-acid sequence MRIAMIGTGYVGLVSGACFSDFGHDVVCVDKDARKIELLHQNVMPIYEPGLAELVASNVQAGRLSFTTNLAEGVKGADAVFIAVGTPSRRGDGHADLSYVFAAAEEIVAALDGPAVIVTKSTVPVGTGDEVERIVARIAPDKCIKVVSNPEFLREGAAIEDFKRPDRVVVGSEDEGASEVMRGIYRPLSLNQSAPVMFTGRRTAELIKYAANAFLAVKITFINEIADLCEQVGADVQEVSRGIGMDNRIGRKFLNAGPGYGGSCFPKDTLALLKTADDHETPLRIVEATVQVNDQRKRAMGRKVIKAMGGEVRGKTVAILGLTFKPNTDDMRDAPSIAIIQTLQDAGATVKAFDPEGVEQARLVIKDVEFSASPYAAAEGADALVIVTEWDAFRALDLNRMKSLLNQPLLIDLRNIYPAAEAERAGFTFVGVGKPRRDSNG is encoded by the coding sequence GTGCGTATTGCGATGATTGGTACCGGCTATGTGGGCCTCGTTTCGGGGGCCTGCTTCTCGGATTTCGGGCACGATGTGGTTTGCGTGGACAAGGACGCGCGCAAGATCGAACTGCTGCACCAGAATGTCATGCCGATCTATGAGCCCGGCCTGGCCGAGTTGGTCGCGTCGAACGTGCAGGCGGGACGCCTGTCGTTCACCACCAACCTTGCCGAAGGCGTGAAGGGCGCGGACGCGGTGTTCATCGCGGTCGGCACCCCCAGCCGCCGCGGGGACGGTCATGCCGACCTTTCCTATGTCTTCGCCGCCGCCGAGGAGATCGTCGCCGCACTCGATGGCCCGGCGGTAATCGTCACCAAGTCCACCGTCCCGGTCGGCACCGGCGACGAGGTCGAGCGGATCGTCGCCCGGATCGCGCCGGACAAGTGCATCAAGGTCGTCTCCAATCCGGAATTCCTGCGCGAGGGCGCGGCGATCGAGGATTTCAAGCGGCCGGACCGCGTCGTGGTGGGCAGCGAGGACGAGGGCGCCAGCGAGGTGATGCGCGGCATCTACCGCCCGCTGTCGCTCAACCAGTCGGCGCCCGTCATGTTCACCGGCCGCCGCACCGCCGAGCTGATCAAATATGCCGCAAATGCGTTCCTCGCGGTCAAGATCACTTTCATCAACGAGATCGCGGACCTGTGCGAACAGGTCGGCGCCGACGTGCAGGAAGTGTCGCGCGGCATCGGCATGGACAACCGCATCGGCCGCAAGTTCCTGAACGCCGGGCCCGGCTATGGCGGTTCGTGCTTCCCCAAGGATACGCTGGCGCTGCTCAAGACCGCCGACGACCATGAGACGCCGCTGCGCATCGTCGAGGCGACCGTGCAGGTCAACGACCAGCGCAAGCGCGCCATGGGCCGCAAAGTCATCAAGGCGATGGGCGGCGAAGTCCGCGGGAAAACCGTTGCAATTCTTGGACTTACCTTCAAGCCCAACACCGACGACATGCGCGACGCACCGTCGATCGCGATCATCCAGACGCTGCAGGATGCTGGCGCGACCGTGAAGGCGTTCGACCCCGAGGGCGTCGAACAGGCCAGGCTGGTCATCAAGGACGTCGAATTCTCCGCCAGCCCCTATGCGGCCGCGGAAGGCGCCGACGCGCTGGTGATCGTGACCGAGTGGGACGCATTCCGTGCGCTCGACCTCAATCGGATGAAATCACTGCTCAACCAGCCGCTGCTGATCGATCTGCGCAACATCTACCCCGCCGCCGAGGCCGAACGCGCCGGCTTCACGTTCGTCGGCGTCGGCAAGCCACGGCGGGACAGCAACGGCTGA
- a CDS encoding EAL domain-containing protein — protein sequence MSERVEPAEVTNPPLLADDAVSSGLPARLDMPMPMVLSRKRGAVVRRDGDAGPATGLWRALSLCEISNFQSLRRHLGRPRADTLVRDLADHIGRLEPDVRLAAAGRSLLEMSFEADSAESATGVIERLAREFTRTVDLDGERHVIQLRWGIAVAPAIEDDEVRLTEAAESALAQARAESRIVTLDLSQTDIAFDRLALIRELPRAISSGQLFLQYQPKVHVRKEAVTGAEALVRWRHPVRGLILPGDFISAAEEGGEIAGLTLWTLRQVIADQQVLAAHGHDMPVFINISGVLLADAAFVTEACRIIRETGAKIGFEITETAVIRDPDSAIRHLQSFSEIGIPLAIDDYGAGLSSLAYLKQLPATELKIDKMFVMQLTSSNRDPLIVRSTIDLAHALEMEVTAEGVETPAALALLSVMGCDMVQGFLISRPVALDAFIRFLDEEGHKAASAIRPTFARPEGFWRKSG from the coding sequence ATGTCCGAGCGTGTCGAACCCGCCGAAGTCACGAATCCGCCCTTGCTGGCGGATGACGCCGTGTCGTCCGGCCTTCCGGCGCGGCTCGACATGCCGATGCCCATGGTGCTTTCCCGCAAGCGTGGCGCGGTTGTCCGCAGAGACGGCGACGCCGGCCCGGCAACCGGCCTGTGGCGCGCGCTATCGCTCTGCGAAATCTCGAATTTTCAATCGCTTCGCCGGCATCTTGGCCGGCCCCGCGCGGACACGCTGGTGCGCGACCTGGCCGACCATATCGGCCGGCTCGAACCCGATGTCCGGCTTGCCGCGGCCGGCCGCTCGCTGCTCGAAATGTCGTTCGAAGCCGACTCGGCCGAATCCGCGACCGGGGTGATCGAGCGACTGGCGCGCGAATTCACTCGCACCGTCGATCTCGACGGCGAACGGCACGTGATTCAGCTCCGCTGGGGCATTGCGGTGGCGCCCGCGATCGAGGACGACGAGGTGCGTCTGACCGAGGCCGCGGAATCGGCGCTTGCGCAGGCACGCGCAGAATCGCGCATCGTGACGCTCGACCTGTCGCAGACCGACATCGCCTTCGACCGGCTGGCGCTGATCCGCGAACTGCCGCGCGCGATCAGCTCCGGGCAATTGTTCCTGCAATATCAGCCCAAGGTTCATGTCCGGAAGGAAGCCGTGACCGGTGCCGAGGCGCTGGTGCGCTGGCGGCATCCGGTGCGCGGGCTGATCCTGCCCGGCGACTTCATTTCCGCCGCTGAAGAGGGGGGCGAGATCGCCGGCCTCACGCTGTGGACGCTGCGCCAGGTGATCGCCGATCAGCAGGTATTGGCCGCGCATGGCCATGACATGCCCGTGTTCATCAACATTTCGGGCGTGCTCCTGGCCGATGCCGCGTTCGTGACCGAGGCGTGCCGGATCATCCGCGAGACCGGCGCGAAGATCGGGTTCGAGATCACCGAGACGGCGGTGATCCGCGATCCGGACAGCGCGATCCGCCACCTCCAGTCCTTCTCGGAAATCGGCATCCCGCTCGCCATCGACGACTATGGCGCGGGGCTTTCGTCGCTCGCCTATCTCAAGCAGTTGCCAGCGACCGAACTCAAGATCGACAAGATGTTCGTGATGCAGCTGACCAGCAGCAATCGCGATCCGCTGATCGTCCGCTCGACCATCGACCTTGCGCACGCACTGGAGATGGAAGTGACGGCGGAAGGTGTGGAGACGCCGGCCGCGCTGGCGCTGTTGAGCGTGATGGGCTGCGACATGGTTCAGGGCTTCCTGATCAGCCGCCCGGTCGCGCTTGACGCCTTTATCCGCTTCCTCGACGAGGAAGGGCACAAGGCGGCGTCGGCGATCCGGCCCACCTTCGCGCGGCCCGAGGGCTTCTGGCGCAAGAGCGGCTGA